From Bacteroidota bacterium, a single genomic window includes:
- a CDS encoding T9SS type A sorting domain-containing protein, which translates to MKKVLLSASVLILLAGSACAAVWNVGATRTYTIPSQVRTLVQDGDTIYIDGGMYANDAVKWVKKDLKIIGLGTGMNRTILQYTGDIPNGKGIFVFETPGTCDNAYIENIVFDGAQVSDANGANGAGIRFQATNLMVKNCKFMNCQNGILEGNGSVTTSNVTIFDSEFYNNGYQLPNNPNYSGYEHNIYISASTDSLFVINNWFHHPRGQANSLKTRAQRSYILYNLIDEEATGYGSWELNIAQGGLNVIMGNIIIQGPAGANHGIIGYDAVTNALEDFYFVNNTVINQFAGNIKYFNIAPASGINTFKIFNNIFASVPGASNTVFTGNVPTALDSSANAFSNNYLTFGFSNPAATDYSLTAAALQAIDKGVFAGNTNTAYPLTPSFTYQPLAPLSTPRVIVNSVIDIGAYEYSGGLNISENDMLNRIAVYPNPSSGKFQLTIEDLNYAEKFHLDVYNVKGQKVATNYNISYQTSNEIDLSEAQKGLYFVNIYYKNTVQTEKIVIQ; encoded by the coding sequence ATGAAAAAAGTTTTACTCTCAGCTTCAGTACTTATCTTGTTAGCCGGAAGCGCCTGCGCTGCCGTATGGAATGTGGGTGCCACACGTACTTACACAATCCCAAGTCAGGTGCGCACATTGGTACAGGACGGTGACACCATTTACATTGATGGCGGCATGTATGCAAACGACGCCGTGAAATGGGTTAAAAAGGATTTGAAGATTATCGGTCTGGGCACGGGCATGAACCGGACCATATTGCAGTACACCGGCGATATTCCAAACGGCAAAGGAATCTTTGTATTTGAAACTCCCGGCACATGCGACAATGCCTACATAGAAAACATTGTGTTCGACGGAGCGCAGGTGTCGGATGCCAATGGTGCGAACGGTGCAGGCATAAGGTTTCAGGCAACCAACCTGATGGTGAAGAATTGCAAATTCATGAATTGCCAGAACGGAATTCTGGAAGGAAACGGAAGCGTGACCACCAGCAATGTCACCATCTTTGATTCGGAGTTTTATAACAACGGCTACCAATTGCCCAACAATCCGAATTATTCGGGCTATGAACACAATATATACATCAGCGCAAGCACCGACTCGCTTTTTGTAATTAACAACTGGTTCCATCATCCGCGCGGACAGGCAAACTCGCTCAAAACAAGGGCGCAGCGCAGCTATATACTGTATAACCTTATCGACGAGGAAGCTACCGGTTACGGAAGCTGGGAACTGAATATTGCACAGGGCGGTCTGAACGTAATTATGGGAAACATTATCATTCAGGGACCCGCCGGTGCAAACCACGGCATCATCGGATACGATGCCGTTACCAATGCATTGGAAGATTTCTATTTTGTGAATAACACCGTAATCAACCAGTTTGCGGGTAATATAAAATATTTCAACATAGCGCCGGCATCGGGCATCAACACATTTAAAATATTCAACAACATTTTCGCCTCCGTACCCGGAGCAAGCAACACTGTGTTCACCGGGAACGTTCCCACAGCGCTGGACTCGTCGGCCAACGCATTTTCAAATAATTACCTGACGTTCGGATTTAGCAATCCTGCCGCGACCGATTACTCACTTACTGCAGCAGCACTGCAGGCCATTGATAAAGGTGTGTTTGCCGGAAATACAAATACGGCATACCCGCTTACACCTTCTTTCACATACCAGCCGCTTGCTCCCTTGTCCACACCCCGTGTTATCGTAAACTCGGTTATTGACATCGGCGCTTACGAATATTCCGGCGGGCTCAACATCAGTGAAAATGATATGCTGAACAGGATAGCGGTATATCCGAATCCATCGTCGGGAAAATTCCAACTCACCATTGAAGATCTGAATTATGCCGAAAAATTTCATCTGGACGTTTATAATGTAAAAGGTCAGAAGGTGGCGACAAATTATAATATAAGCTATCAGACATCCAATGAAATTGACCTTTCTGAAGCTCAGAAAGGACTTTATTTTGTAAACATTTATTATAAGAATACGGTTCAGACCGAAAAAATTGTGATACAGTAA
- a CDS encoding ATP-binding protein, which produces MPGLLFNKVNKTQQYIISILLISVVSVFCYFLSGYLGYRVVALVLLVTVSLISMFFGLWPVLLSAFLSALIWDFFFIPPTFKFTVDNTEDALMLMMYFIIAMVNAAMTFKIRQIEKTSRKKEEKEKEVVLYNTIINSLSHELRTPISTIIGATDNLMTEFNHLSEDNKNELITEISKASLRLDRQVENLLNMSRLESGFIKAKRDWCDMTELVNEVLNRLKENLDKRVINVQFKDDLPLFRVDHGLIEEVLYNLLLNATLYSSKYCVITLRVNGWDDKLILVVEDNGNGFPEDAIGKAFDKFYRVKNSEAGGTGLGLSIAKGFVEAHDGSIELDNLPDGGARFTIQIPAETSYINNLKNE; this is translated from the coding sequence GTGCCGGGACTTCTATTCAATAAGGTGAACAAAACTCAACAGTATATTATAAGTATACTGTTGATTAGCGTGGTGTCCGTATTCTGTTATTTCCTTTCAGGATATCTGGGATACAGAGTGGTAGCACTGGTGCTGTTAGTAACGGTCTCACTGATATCCATGTTTTTCGGGTTATGGCCGGTGCTGCTCTCGGCTTTTCTGAGTGCGCTCATCTGGGATTTTTTCTTCATCCCTCCTACCTTCAAATTTACTGTTGACAACACAGAAGATGCATTGATGCTGATGATGTATTTTATCATTGCCATGGTAAATGCCGCGATGACGTTCAAGATTCGGCAGATTGAAAAAACATCGCGCAAAAAAGAAGAAAAAGAGAAAGAAGTGGTACTGTACAATACGATTATCAATTCTCTTTCGCATGAACTGCGGACACCCATTTCAACCATTATCGGGGCAACCGACAATTTAATGACGGAGTTCAACCACCTTTCGGAAGACAATAAAAACGAGCTCATCACAGAAATTTCCAAGGCATCACTCCGACTCGACCGTCAGGTGGAGAATCTGCTGAATATGTCGCGGCTGGAATCAGGGTTCATAAAAGCAAAGCGCGACTGGTGCGATATGACCGAACTGGTGAATGAAGTGCTGAACCGTTTGAAAGAAAATCTTGACAAGCGCGTTATCAATGTACAGTTCAAAGACGACCTGCCGCTGTTCAGGGTTGACCACGGCCTGATTGAAGAAGTGTTGTATAATTTACTGCTGAATGCCACCTTATACAGCTCCAAATATTGCGTTATCACGCTGCGTGTGAATGGATGGGACGACAAACTGATACTGGTGGTTGAAGATAACGGGAACGGTTTTCCGGAAGATGCCATAGGCAAAGCATTTGATAAATTCTACCGGGTGAAGAACAGTGAAGCCGGAGGCACGGGTCTGGGATTATCAATAGCCAAAGGATTTGTAGAAGCTCACGACGGCTCCATAGAACTTGACAACCTGCCCGATGGCGGCGCACGATTCACCATACAAATACCGGCTGAAACATCATACATAAACAACCTGAAA
- a CDS encoding DUF1801 domain-containing protein — protein sequence MGTTFKDTDEYIRSFPEETQEMLYKLRALIRKAAPQAEEKIGYGMPSYKLYGRQLLYFAGHEKHIGLYATPTAQIAFEKELSGYKTGKGSVQFPLGKPLPVGLITKIIKFRIEENLQKSKTMKK from the coding sequence ATGGGCACAACGTTTAAAGATACCGATGAATACATCCGCAGCTTCCCTGAAGAAACACAGGAAATGCTGTACAAACTCCGGGCATTGATCAGAAAAGCGGCACCCCAGGCCGAAGAAAAGATAGGTTATGGAATGCCGTCGTATAAGCTTTATGGCAGGCAACTGTTATACTTCGCCGGGCACGAAAAGCATATCGGATTGTATGCAACACCTACGGCACAAATCGCATTTGAAAAGGAATTGTCAGGATATAAAACAGGGAAAGGCTCGGTACAGTTCCCCCTTGGCAAACCACTTCCCGTTGGGCTTATCACTAAAATAATTAAATTCAGGATTGAAGAGAATCTGCAGAAATCCAAAACAATGAAAAAATAG